From Malaya genurostris strain Urasoe2022 chromosome 2, Malgen_1.1, whole genome shotgun sequence:
TCATGTCGAAGAAATTATTCCAAGTGTGATCGAACCGTCGTTTGGAGTGGGACGAATTATGTATTCACTGCTAGAGCACAGCTTCCGAATGCGTGAAGGCGATGAGCAACGCAGTTTCTTCTCGCTACCGCCGGTTGTAGCACCACTCAAATGTTCAGTTTTACCACTGAGCAACAATGCCGAATTTGCGCCTTTCGTCAAAAAGATCTGTAAGTTTtctgttgttttatttttctcgtTACGATTCCTATTTTGTTTAATTCGTATCTTCAAGCTTCTGCCCTAACCAGCGTCGATGTTTCCCACAAAGTAGACGACTCTAGTGGAACAATCGGTCGACGATATGCCCGTACGGACGAAATTGCCATTCCATATGGAATCACAATCGACTTCGACACCTTGAACGAACCACACACGGTGACACTACGCGAACGAGACTCAATGAAGCAGGTTCGAATCGgggtaggtttttttttataacgagAATCAGTTTCTTCAGAATCTAATTCTACATTAATCTACAGCTGGATCAAGTCGCTGAAACAGTGCGCAACCTATCGACCGGAAAACTTAGTTGGATTGAGGTGGAAAGTCTGTTTCCGAAGTTTGAACAACAGGAAACAAAAGCAAAATGATTGGTTTGAATCAGAATTTTCTATTCACGATACAAAATGAATGCATTTTTCGGCACTATTGTAGTTGTCTAAGCTTACACTGTTTTATTATtacaatttgtttcaaaatataaatTGCTTCGCAACGCGAGCTGTTTATTTgatatgaaagaaaaattatcaaactttTCATTTTTCTAGAAACTGTCAATGTCCCATGTAAAAATGAGAAAAGAAACTAAACTGAGATAAAAAGCAAAAAATTTCCCATACCGGGAATCGAACCCGGGCCTTCCGGGTGAGAGCCGGATATCCTAACCACTAGACAATATGGGACTTGACGATGTTTGGACTGCCTATCATATGTAAGTCATTATACCcgaaataaaattattctaaTAACTCAAACCTAACATTTGCTTTCCTTTTCTAATTAAGCATAAATTAATAGTGCAAAGATCAAATCAACCATGTCTTTGATTTAATATAACGAAGCACTAAAATGTAGCATTACTTTATGAAAACACATCAGATTTAGAAACTCAAATTACCGAACTAAAATtatgaaaacaatttcatttcacaccacgcaaaaaaaaaacaaccgccAAGAGTTAAGCTATAATCGATAAAGAAGAAATTTCAATGAAGTACTAATCAAAACTgtagttttaaaaatttgcacATTTTTATTGAGTACCCTCATAACACATCCCAAACCACAATAACAGTAATTGTATGTATCAAACAAAACAGAAACCCGTCCTACTTCACACCCAACTCTTTGATCACGTGTTCAGCCACGATTGTCTTCTGCACATCGGTCACCCCTCCGTAGATTTCCGTTATTCTTGCATCACGGTAGAATCGTTCGGCCGGCATGTCCTTTACGAATCCCATTCCACCCATGATCTGTTGGCAGTTGTGTGCCGCAAAGGTGGCCGTTTCACCTGCATGCCATTTTGCCATCGCACAGGATCTAGTGGCCCTCAGACCTTGGTCGATTTCAACGGCTGCTTTTCGAACCAAAAGTCGGGtgcattcgattttcaaagCCATCTCGGCTATTCTAGTTTGAACGGAAGCCTGATTCAGCAATGGTTTACCGAATGCAATTCTTTGAGCAGCGTATTGAGTGGCAGTTTCCAGTGCGCCTTGCGCTATACCCAATGCCTGCGAAGCGATTCCGATCCGAGCACGATCAAGTTGTTCCATAGCCATTCGAAATCCACCATTAACCGTTCCCAGGAGGTTGGATCTAGGGATTCGAACATTTTCCAGATGCAAATTACATGTAGAAGTCGCTCGTATACCTAGTTTATCCTCTTTACGGCCAATCGTTAACCCTTTCGTATTTTCGAAATCTAGCAGGAAAGCGGCAATTCCTTTATACTTTAAGCTGGGATTCACAGTGGCAAACACGACAGCACATTTTGCCTCCGCAGCAGAGGTAACCCATGCTTTATCTCCATTCAAGATCCAACTATCACCGTCCTCCACGGCTCTGGTACTCAACGCTGCTACATCCGAACCAGCATCCGATTCACTTAACGCAAACGCGCCTATATCACTACTCGAATACTTTCCGAAGAATGACTTTTTCTGTTCTGTTGTTCCTACTCGATTCAGTAGATTCGCATACAGGCAGTTATGTATCGAAACAATTGATCCTGTACTTCCACAGCCCCTCGACAATTCTTCAACGATTATTGAAAGTGCAAGCATAGTCAGACCGGATCCTCCGTACTCTGGAGTGACTGTAATACGCATAAATCCTAAATCGGCTAGTTTCGCTAT
This genomic window contains:
- the LOC131431242 gene encoding short-chain specific acyl-CoA dehydrogenase, mitochondrial-like, which encodes MFLKFLVPPVSKVIRHFSICQLPQELQTIQKTCRSFADRELKPVASDLDRTGQFPGDQIAKLADLGFMRITVTPEYGGSGLTMLALSIIVEELSRGCGSTGSIVSIHNCLYANLLNRVGTTEQKKSFFGKYSSSDIGAFALSESDAGSDVAALSTRAVEDGDSWILNGDKAWVTSAAEAKCAVVFATVNPSLKYKGIAAFLLDFENTKGLTIGRKEDKLGIRATSTCNLHLENVRIPRSNLLGTVNGGFRMAMEQLDRARIGIASQALGIAQGALETATQYAAQRIAFGKPLLNQASVQTRIAEMALKIECTRLLVRKAAVEIDQGLRATRSCAMAKWHAGETATFAAHNCQQIMGGMGFVKDMPAERFYRDARITEIYGGVTDVQKTIVAEHVIKELGVK